A stretch of DNA from Clostridia bacterium:
AATATTTATTACTCTTAGTCATATTTGGACTTGTTGGTTGTACAAGAACGCAAACAGTTGTTGAAACCGAAATAACACCAAGAATTTCACGGTATCCATCAGCAATAGATTTTAAAGGTCTTCACGGAAAATTAGAAACCCTACCTAAATATGATGAAAATTCTAGTGATAATTGGCAATTAGATGTTAGGAGCACAGATTTATCTTTACTAGATTTACATGACAGATTAACTGACTTGTTACATGCAGATTTTGATAGTGAAACAAAATGGTCTGATAAATTACCTGAGAACTTTGACCCTATGAAGATAATGGAGTTAGGTAAAGATCCAGGCCTAAATATCAGAGAGCTGCACAAACAAGGTATTACTGGTAAAGGAGTAAGTGTTGCGATAATTGATCAGACACTACTAGTAGATCATAAAGAGTATGCTGATAGAGTAAGGTTTTATGAAGAAATAAACATCCGGAAAGATGAAGAAGCACAAATGCATGGTCCAGCTGTCACATCAATTGCTGTTGGAGAAACAGTGGGTGTTGCACCTGAGGCAGAACTTTATTATATTGCAGAGACTCATGGAACCTATAAAAAGGATGGATTTGATTGGGACTTTACATATTTAGCACAATCCATCGATAGAATTCTAGAAATTAACAAAAGCTTACCTATACATAAAAAAATAAGAGT
This window harbors:
- a CDS encoding S8 family serine peptidase — protein: MKKSLKYLLLLVIFGLVGCTRTQTVVETEITPRISRYPSAIDFKGLHGKLETLPKYDENSSDNWQLDVRSTDLSLLDLHDRLTDLLHADFDSETKWSDKLPENFDPMKIMELGKDPGLNIRELHKQGITGKGVSVAIIDQTLLVDHKEYADRVRFYEEINIRKDEEAQMHGPAVTSIAVGETVGVAPEAELYYIAETHGTYKKDGFDWDFTYLAQSIDRILEINKSLPIHKKIRVISISVGWSQDEKGYKEVTEAVERAKKEGIFVISSSLQKTYGLKFSGLGRDSLSDPNNFNDCRPGSFWMKRYFAGTISLEQDTLLVPMDSRCTASPTGQEDYVFYSQGGWSWSIPYIAGLYALSCQVDSSITPEVFWKKALETGTTIDIEKNGKIFKLGKIVDPAKLIKSFEKN